The window AGCTTTACCCGGTTGCAGTGGTTGCTCTGTCATCCACACGATATCTGCCAATACATGGTTGGTGGATTCAATCTGTGCATCTTCTAGCACAATCAAATCACCACGGCTGATATCGATTTCATCTTCAAGAGTCAGTGTTACCGCCAAACCCGCTTGTGCTGATTCAAGTTCACCATCAAAGGTCACAATGCTTGCCACCTTAGAGGTTTTACCTGAAGGCAACGCCTTGATTTCATCACCCACGCTGACACGACCAGAAGCCACGGTGCCGGCAAAGCCACGGAAATCTAAGTTAGGACGGTTTACGTACTGCACAGGAAAACGGAATTCGCCCGCAGAACGTTTTTGGTCAATGTCGACGTTCTCTAACACTTCTAATAAGGATGGACCTTCGAACCATGCAAGCTCTTTGCTTGGCGCTGCAACGTTAATGCCTTCAAGTGCCGAAACGGGCAAGATCTGAATGTTAGTTTCGCCTTCTAGGTTTTCAGCAAACTCTAGATACTGATCGCGAATCTCTTCAAAACGATCCTGCGAGTACTCCACCAGATCCATCTTGTTGACTGCGACGATGAAATGCTTCAAGCCAAGTAGGTTAGAAATAAACGAGTGACGACGTGTTTGATCCAGTACGCCCTTACGAGCATCAATCAAGATCACAGCCAGATCACACGTTGAAGCGCCTGTTGCCATGTTGCGCGTGTACTGCTCATGCCCTGGGGTATCAGCAATAATGAATTTACGCTTTTGAGTCGAAAAGTAGCGATAAGCCACATCGATCGTAATCCCTTGCTCACGCTCAGCCTGCAAGCCATCAACAAGCAATGCCAAATCGGGCTTCTCACCCGTAGTACCCACTCGTTGGCTATCCGAGTGAACTGCTGCTAGCTGATCTTCATAAATCTGTTTTGTATCATGGAGTAAGCGACCGATTAAGGTACTTTTACCGTCGTCTACCGAGCCACAAGTTAAAAATCTAAGCATAGATTTATGCTGATGCTGACTTAGATAACCTTCAATCCCTAGTTCAGCCAATTCGGCTTCTACTGCACTATTCATTTTTCTTTCCTTAGATTCTTAGAAATAACCTTGGCGCTTTTTCAGCTCCATAGAGCCCGACTGATCATGGTCAATCGCTCGACCTTGACGCTCACTAGACGTCGCCACCAGCATCTCTTCAATAATGCCTGTTAGCGTATTCGCCTCAGATTCAACGGCTCCGGTTAGTGGGTAACAGCCCAAAGTACGGAAGCGAACGCTTTTCTCTTCAATCACTTCACCTTCTTGCAGTTCCATACGGTCGTCATCAACCATGATCAGCATGCCATCACGCTCAACCACAGGACGCTTGTCTGAAAGGTAAAGTGGAACAATATCGATGCTCTCTAGATAGATGTATTGCCAGATATCAAGCTCAGTCCAGTTAGATAGTGGGAAGACACGAATGCTTTCGCCCTTATTCACTTGACCGTTGTAGGTGTGCCAAAGCTCAGGACGCTGGTTTTTAGGGTCCCATGTATGGTTCTTATCGCGGAAAGAATAAACACGCTCTTTCGCTCGAGATTTTTCTTCATCACGACGCGCACCACCAAAAGCGGCATCGAACCCGTACTTGTTTAACGCCTGCTTAAGGCCTTGAGTTTTCATGATGTCAGTGTGCTTAGAAGAACCATGTACGAACGGGCTACACCCCATCTCAATACCTTCTGGGTTCTTATGTACTAAAAGGTCGAAGCCGTACTTTTTAGCCGTACGATCACGAAACTCTATCATTTCGCGGAATTTCCAATCTGTATCAACATGCAATAGTGGGAATGGAATCTTGCCTGGATAAAACGCTTTGCGAGCTAAATGAAGCATCACAGAAGAATCTTTACCGATAGAGTACATCATCACTGGGTTATCAAACTCAGCAGCAACTTCACGGATAATATGAATACTTTCCGCTTCAAGCTGTTTTAGGTGGGTTAAACGTTCTTGGTCCATTTCAGTGCTTCCTTTAAGGCTCGCAGTACGAGCAATTCATTACTTGGTCTTGCCAAGCAAGGGATTTAACTCATCCACTTGAGTGAATGGGAGTATTGGCACTAGAAGAAAACAGAAGCTTCGTTTTGAGCTATCCTTGCTATTCATCTGCCTGATACGTCCTTGATATAGGCATTATGACGAGCCTCTCATATTACTGGAAATTCTAAAATTTCATTTTTTATTCGAAAAGCTGATAAGGGATGAGATTCATCGATAAATAGGTGAAATGAATGGACTAATACTATCGATGTGATTTGTACATTGATTGAACAGGTTTGGGAGGCGTCTTGCAGAACACCATAAAGTAATCGATCTAAGTCACGAATTAACATTCGTTGTAATCATTGTTTCATTCCATTTTGTTACATTACGCAACGAATTTTCTACTAATCCACTTTGGAGCTCCAAAATGAAAGTTGCAATGAAACCTTTGTCATTGGCTGTACTTGCGGGTCTTGGTCTGACTTTAGCAGGCTGCACAACAACACCAGATACCGATGAAGTGATTAAATTACGTGTCGTAGAAACGACGGATATCCATACCAACCTAATGGATTACGACTACTACAAAGACAAGCCATCGAAAAAAATCGGCTTAGCACGTACTGCAACTCTAGTAAAAGAAGCTCAAAGCGAAGTAACCAACAGCGTATTAGTTGATAACGGTGACTTGCTGCAAGGTAGCCCAATGGGTGACTACATGGCAGACAAAGGCATCGAAGCTGGCGAAGTTCACCCTGCATATAAAGCAATGAACCAACTAAGCTACGACGCTGCAAACCTAGGTAACCACGAATTCAACTACGGTCTTGAGTTCCTAGAAGAATCTATCAACGACGCTGATTTCCCGTACATCAGTGCTAACGTTTACGACGCAGAAACCAAAGAACACTACTTCACGCCTTACATCATCAAGACGCACACCTTTGAAGATACTGCTGGCGTAGAACATGAAGTAAAAGTGGGTTACATCGGTTTTGTTCCACCACAAATCATGACGTGGGATAAGAAGAACCTAGAAGGTAAAGTGATCGCTCGCGATATCATTGAGACAGCTAACGAGTTAGTGCCTCAAATGAAAGCGGAAGGCGCTGAAGTAATCGTTGCTATCCCTCACTCAGGCGTATCAACTGACCCGTACAAAAATGGCGAAGAGAACTCAACGTTCTACCTATCTGAAGTAGATGGCATTGATGCAATCGCATTCGGCCACTCTCACGCAGTGTTCCCAGGTAAAGGTTTTGATGACATTCAAGGCATTAACAACGAGACTGGCACAATGAACGGCGTTGCGGCAGTCATGCCAGGCCGCTGGGGTAGCCACGTTGGTGTCATGGATCTAACACTTGCACAAAAAGACGGTAAGTGGGAAGTCGTTAAAGGCCAATCAGAAGCACGCCCAATCTACAACAAAATAGAAAAGAAATCTCTTGCTGCTGCTGATGAAGGCATCGTTTCTGCACTAGAAAAAGACCACGCAGGTACTCGTGAGTTTGTTAACCAACCGATTGGTAAAGCAGACGATGTGATGTACAGCTTCCTGTCTCTAGTACAAGACGATCCAACAGTACAAATCGTCAACCTTGCACAAAAAGATTACGTTGAACAGTTCATTCAAGGTGACCCAGACCTAGACGGTACACCAGTACTTTCAGCGGCTGCGCCATTCAAAGCGGGCGGCCGTAAGAATGACCCAGCGAACTTCACTGAAGTTGAATCTGGTCAACTGACATTCCGTAACGCGGCTGACTTATACCTTTACCCGAACACGCTAGTTGCAATGAAGGTAACAGGCCACGAAGTAAAAGAGTGGCTTGAGTGTTCTGCTGGTCAATTCCAACAAATAGATGTTAATTCGACCGTACCACAGCAGTTGGTTGAATGGGACGGCTTCCGTACTTACAACTTTGATGTCATCGATGGCGTTGAGTACCAAATCGATGTTACACAACCAGCAAAATACGATGGTAACTGTAAAGTTATTAATGAAGGCTCTGAGCGTATCGTAGGTCTAAC is drawn from Vibrio sp. SNU_ST1 and contains these coding sequences:
- the cysN gene encoding sulfate adenylyltransferase subunit CysN, which encodes MNSAVEAELAELGIEGYLSQHQHKSMLRFLTCGSVDDGKSTLIGRLLHDTKQIYEDQLAAVHSDSQRVGTTGEKPDLALLVDGLQAEREQGITIDVAYRYFSTQKRKFIIADTPGHEQYTRNMATGASTCDLAVILIDARKGVLDQTRRHSFISNLLGLKHFIVAVNKMDLVEYSQDRFEEIRDQYLEFAENLEGETNIQILPVSALEGINVAAPSKELAWFEGPSLLEVLENVDIDQKRSAGEFRFPVQYVNRPNLDFRGFAGTVASGRVSVGDEIKALPSGKTSKVASIVTFDGELESAQAGLAVTLTLEDEIDISRGDLIVLEDAQIESTNHVLADIVWMTEQPLQPGKAYDIKIAGKKTVGQVETVRHQYDINNLSTHAVDELPLNGIGLCEWSLNETVALDKYRESADTGGFIVIDRLTNVTVGAGLIRDRLDSVEQQVGNFSAFELEFNALVRKHFPHWDAKDLSQLLKS
- the cysD gene encoding sulfate adenylyltransferase subunit CysD — encoded protein: MDQERLTHLKQLEAESIHIIREVAAEFDNPVMMYSIGKDSSVMLHLARKAFYPGKIPFPLLHVDTDWKFREMIEFRDRTAKKYGFDLLVHKNPEGIEMGCSPFVHGSSKHTDIMKTQGLKQALNKYGFDAAFGGARRDEEKSRAKERVYSFRDKNHTWDPKNQRPELWHTYNGQVNKGESIRVFPLSNWTELDIWQYIYLESIDIVPLYLSDKRPVVERDGMLIMVDDDRMELQEGEVIEEKSVRFRTLGCYPLTGAVESEANTLTGIIEEMLVATSSERQGRAIDHDQSGSMELKKRQGYF
- a CDS encoding bifunctional 2',3'-cyclic-nucleotide 2'-phosphodiesterase/3'-nucleotidase, translated to MKVAMKPLSLAVLAGLGLTLAGCTTTPDTDEVIKLRVVETTDIHTNLMDYDYYKDKPSKKIGLARTATLVKEAQSEVTNSVLVDNGDLLQGSPMGDYMADKGIEAGEVHPAYKAMNQLSYDAANLGNHEFNYGLEFLEESINDADFPYISANVYDAETKEHYFTPYIIKTHTFEDTAGVEHEVKVGYIGFVPPQIMTWDKKNLEGKVIARDIIETANELVPQMKAEGAEVIVAIPHSGVSTDPYKNGEENSTFYLSEVDGIDAIAFGHSHAVFPGKGFDDIQGINNETGTMNGVAAVMPGRWGSHVGVMDLTLAQKDGKWEVVKGQSEARPIYNKIEKKSLAAADEGIVSALEKDHAGTREFVNQPIGKADDVMYSFLSLVQDDPTVQIVNLAQKDYVEQFIQGDPDLDGTPVLSAAAPFKAGGRKNDPANFTEVESGQLTFRNAADLYLYPNTLVAMKVTGHEVKEWLECSAGQFQQIDVNSTVPQQLVEWDGFRTYNFDVIDGVEYQIDVTQPAKYDGNCKVINEGSERIVGLTYQGKPIDVKQDFLIATNNYRAYSNKFPGTGEGFIAFDAPDENRTVLANYISRVSKEQGQVSPTADNNWSFAPIKTDKKLDIRFETSPSDKAAEFIKEKGQYPMKRVATDDVGFAVYQIDLTK